A section of the Hemibagrus wyckioides isolate EC202008001 linkage group LG04, SWU_Hwy_1.0, whole genome shotgun sequence genome encodes:
- the mapk8ip2 gene encoding C-Jun-amino-terminal kinase-interacting protein 2 isoform X1, whose translation MKMADRAEMFSLSTFHSLSPPGCRAAHDISLEEFDDEDLSEITDDCGIGLNYDSDPYEKDSLILEKSDVHHTVCSFQDDFQEFEMIDDEDEDEEDGEADPDAPPSPSVSPPPSPTLGSLKSRPTTLNLTTAVSQDSLNNNSSVSPRKSSWQESLRNSQGRVSPNHTCLEDGSHVTGTCTGAPGTTVPAKGTPPNPPGHCGLNQSPGRPLLYDFEGNRRERLEYGSFGQHNSSSSSEVTEVKLPAKGNLEEHVPSGDDCTSQCSDTEVDHDLNGHTKRRQCRPRPDDTYTITTETADDPDLENDLTMDGTSKCLSSTAPLGNDAETPLSDEELDKEFDIDFRNQEAFDLTCTEEEGLSYVEFPSIEPTYPYSVSVHTLSSQSESRDESGDRAQNQPAASSNDTTSPSSDPGIADMNAKRYAESDQHIDDLSSPGSDSDLEGDLEAEFACGGPLVSNMISSISETELDLTSDSSSGRSSHLTNSIEEASSPTSDPELEHELDGEQDSGIVGLKTSLLLGQPEPIKHDLSPYLKHSPDIHPLDDGQALMGLQNVDDEQGFEHQADPDETLPPAVPSDDRATQQLLLQIEPDHSLESFKRSFYLPVEPRLMPSVDDYDGTTEGDSESDSEDELSENSDSPWLLSNLVNKMISEGSFPISCPEDCLRRSASISDTLSPSSDLETEAYNESEGYRTQISKCEGDSQEQPLMSSDMRTNGEKDDRRDSCESGDEQESKTVSSCLYMSNPTNDTVVPVCLERYHSNTNQDFTSQRSLKNQQNEEEEEPNNDLMMDRMKDLDSPSLSESIVSDKDEGRETRMDPLSLEKMIEVKNSLTLDIPTAQTNRCFSLTYSTDNDEDEQDASPFLETIHNPPSPYGDDTYLDSSPPIDESVRELRNTFDPVGVRPVDDSLAYDSVKYTLVVDENTTLELVSLKRCTSVLSDDSDGLSTVCDEEAADEDEDIYGQSQTVGGMRPDLLLSSSSEEDSSPEADLPFSKKFLNVFVNGTSRSSSTESFGLFSCTINGEERDQTHRAVFRFIPRHADELELDVDDPLFVEEEEDDYWYRGYNMRTGARGIFPAYYAHEVIGQTKDLMGENQDGPRSMKRNPAWMESFTVQFLGSVEVPYHQGNGILCAAMQKIAMARKRTVHLRPPSLCELEISLQGVKLIMSLEDEYDLSEEFDRCSHFFQMKNISFCGCHPKNNCYFGFITKHPVLDRFACHVFVSQESMRPVAECVGRAFQEYYQEHLEYACPTEDIYLE comes from the exons GGCAGCACATGACATCAGTCTGGAGGAGTTCGATGATGAAGATCTGTCTGAGATCACAGATGACTGTGGCATTGGCCTCAACTATGACTCCGATCCTTATGAAAAG GACTCCCTCATCTTGGAGAAGAGTGATGTCCACCATACTGTGTGCTCATTCCAAGATGACTTCCAGGAGTTTGAGATGATTGATGATGAAGACGAGGATGAAGAGGACGGAGAGGCAGATCCTGATGCTCCACCGTCTCCTTCTgtgtctcctcctccttcccctACTTTAGGTTCACTTAAGAGCCGCCCCACAACCTTAAACCTGACCACTGCAGTTTCACAG GATTCCTTGAACAACAACAGTAGTGTATCCCCACGAAAGTCAAGCTGGCAGGAATCTCTTCGCAACTCACAGG GTCGTGTGTCTCCAAACCACACTTGCCTTGAGGATGGTTCCCACGTTACCGGCACATGCACAGGGGCTCCTGGCACCACTGTCCCAGCCAAAGGTACTCCCCCAAACCCACCTGGCCACTGTGGTCTCAATCAGTCACCTGGCAGGCCGCTGCTGTACGACTTTGAAGGCAACAGACGAGAGCGTCTTGAATACG GTTCCTTTGGTCAGCACAACTCCTCAAGCAGTTCTGAAGTCACTGAGGTAAAGCTTCCTGCTAAAGGAAATCTTGAGGAGCATGTCCCCTCAGGTGATGATTGCACTTCCCAGTGCTCTGATACTGAAGTTGACCATGACCTCAATGGCCATACCAAACGCCGACAATGTCGTCCTCGACCTGATGACACATATACCATCACTACGGAGACTGCTGATGACCCAGACCTGGAGAACGACCTTACAATGGATGGCACCAGCAAGTGCCTCTCCTCTACAGCACCACTAGGGAATGATGCAGAGACCCCACTGTCAGATGAGGAGTTAGATAAGGAATTTGATATTGACTTCAGGAACCAGGAGGCCTTTGATTTAACTTGTACAGAGGAAGAGGGCTTATCTTATGTAGAATTTCCCAGCATTGAACCCACATATCCATATTCTGTCTCCGTCCATACATTGTCCAGTCAGTCTGAATCCAGAGATGAGTCTGGTGACAGGGCTCAGAATCAACCTGCTGCTTCATCAAATGACACAACATCTCCTTCCTCTGATCCTGGCATTGCTGACATGAATGCCAAGCGCTATGCAGAGTCAGACCAACACATTGATGACCTTAGTTCCCCTGGATCTGACTCTGATCTTGAGGGTGATTTGGAGGCAGAGTTTGCCTGTGGTGGTCCACTGGTTAGTAACATGATTTCTTCCATCTCTGAGACAGAGCTGGACCTGACTAGTGATTCCAGCAGCGGAAGGTCCTCACACCTCACAAACTCCATTGAGGAGGCCAGCTCCCCAACATCTGACCCTGAACTGGAACATGAACTTGATGGTGAACAAGACAGCGGCATTGTGGGTCTGAAGACATCTCTTCTTTTAGGCCAACCTGAACCCATTAAACATGACCTTTCACCATATCTGAAGCACAGTCCTGACATCCATCCTTTGGATGATGGTCAGGCCCTGATGGGACTACAGAACGTGGATGATGAGCAAGGGTTTGAGCATCAGGCTGATCCAGACGAGACTCTGCCACCTGCAGTTCCCAGTGATGACAGGGCAACTCAGCAACTACTGCTACAGATTGAACCAGATCATAGCCTGGAAAGCTTTAAACGGTCTTTCTACCTTCCTGTTGAGCCTAGACTCATGCCCTCAGTGGATGACTATGATGGCACCACCGAAGGAGACTCTGAGTCAGATTCAGAGGATGAACTTAGTGAGAACTCAGACTCACCATGGCTTCTTAGTAACCTGGTCAACAAGATGATTTCAGAAGGGTCCTTTCCAATTAGCTGTCCAGAAGATTGCCTCAGGCGCTCTGCCTCCATTTCTGACACCCTCTCACCTTCATCTGATTTGGAGACAGAAGCCTATAACGAAAGCGAAGGTTACAGGACACAGATATCAAAATGTGAAGGAGACTCCCAGGAACAGCCTTTGATGAGCTCAGATATGAGGACAAACGGAGAAAAAGACGACAGAAGAGACAGTTGTGAATCAGGTGATGAGCAAGAAAGCAAGACTGTCAGCTCTTGTCTATACATGAGCAATCCTACAAATGACACAGTTGTTCCTGTGTGCTTAGAGAGATACCACTCCAACACAAATCAGGACTTTACTTCCCAGAGATCACTGAAAAATCagcaaaatgaagaagaagaagagccaAATAATGACTTGATGATGGACAGGATGAAGGATCTCGACTCCCCCAGCCTAAGTGAGAGCATCGTCAGTGACAAGGATGAGGGCCGTGAGACAAGAATGGATCCACTTTCTCTGGAAAAAATGATAGAGGTCAAAAACAGTCTGACCCTTGACATCCCTACAGCACAGACCAATCGCTGCTTCAGCCTTACGTACTCCAcagataatgatgaagatgagcaGGATGCGTCACCTTTCCTGGAGACTATTCACAACCCACCCTCACCCTATGGAGACGATACTTACCTGGACAGTTCCCCACCTATTGATGAGAGTGTCCGAGAGTTGCGAAATACCTTCGATCCAGTGGGTGTCAGACCTGTTGATGACTCCCTGGCTTATGACTCAGTAAAATACACTCTAGTCGTGGATGAGAATACTACTCTGGAGCTGGTGAGTCTGAAGCGATGCACCTCTGTTCTCAGTGACGACAGTGACGGTCTCTCCACTGTTTGCGATGAAGAGGCTgctgatgaggatgaagatatTTATGGGCAGAGCCAAACCGTGGGAGGAATGCGCCCTGATCTACTGTTGAGCTCCTCCTCAGAAGAAGACTCTTCACCAGAGGCAGACTTACCTTTCTCTAAGAAATTCCTCAATGTGTTTGTCAATGGCACATCACGGTCCTCCA gcACAGAATCATTCGGGTTGTTCTCTTGCACTATAaatggagaggagagagaccAGACTCACAGAGCAGTTTTCAG GTTTATCCCACGTCATGCAGATGAACTAGAACTGGATGTTGATGACCCGCTTTTTGttgaagaagaggaggatgatTACTGGTACCGTGGTTACAACATGCGCACAGGGGCTCGGGGGATCTTTCCCGCCTATTATGCCCATGAGGTCATCGGCCAAACCAAAGACCTGATGGGTGAGAATCAAGACGGACCTAGAT CAATGAAGAGAAACCCAGCATGGATGGAGAGTTTCACTGTGCAGTTTTTGGGTTCTGTTGAAGTGCCTTACCACCAAGGCAATGGCATCCTCTGTGCTGCCATGCAGAAG ATTGCCATGGCGAGGAAGAGGACAGTGCATCTCCGTCCTCCATCTTTGTGCGAGCTGGAGATTAGCCTACAGGGAGTGAAGTTGATTATGAGTCTGGAGGATGAGTATGACCTCtctgaggag TTTGACAGATGTAGTCACTTTTTCCAAATGAAGAACATCTCTTTCTGTGGATGTCACCCAAAAAACAACTG TTACTTTGGCTTCATTACCAAGCACCCAGTCCTGGATAGGTTTGCGTGCCATGTCTTTGTCTCTCAGGAGTCCATGCGGCCTGTGGCCGAGTGTGTGGG acGTGCGTTTCAGGAGTATTATCAGGAGCATCTTGAATACGCTTGTCCCACTGAGGATATCTACCTGGAGTag
- the mapk8ip2 gene encoding C-Jun-amino-terminal kinase-interacting protein 2 isoform X3 — translation MKMADRAEMFSLSTFHSLSPPGCRAAHDISLEEFDDEDLSEITDDCGIGLNYDSDPYEKDSLILEKSDVHHTVCSFQDDFQEFEMIDDEDEDEEDGEADPDAPPSPSVSPPPSPTLGSLKSRPTTLNLTTAVSQDSLNNNSSVSPRKSSWQESLRNSQGRVSPNHTCLEDGSHVTGTCTGAPGTTVPAKGSFGQHNSSSSSEVTEVKLPAKGNLEEHVPSGDDCTSQCSDTEVDHDLNGHTKRRQCRPRPDDTYTITTETADDPDLENDLTMDGTSKCLSSTAPLGNDAETPLSDEELDKEFDIDFRNQEAFDLTCTEEEGLSYVEFPSIEPTYPYSVSVHTLSSQSESRDESGDRAQNQPAASSNDTTSPSSDPGIADMNAKRYAESDQHIDDLSSPGSDSDLEGDLEAEFACGGPLVSNMISSISETELDLTSDSSSGRSSHLTNSIEEASSPTSDPELEHELDGEQDSGIVGLKTSLLLGQPEPIKHDLSPYLKHSPDIHPLDDGQALMGLQNVDDEQGFEHQADPDETLPPAVPSDDRATQQLLLQIEPDHSLESFKRSFYLPVEPRLMPSVDDYDGTTEGDSESDSEDELSENSDSPWLLSNLVNKMISEGSFPISCPEDCLRRSASISDTLSPSSDLETEAYNESEGYRTQISKCEGDSQEQPLMSSDMRTNGEKDDRRDSCESGDEQESKTVSSCLYMSNPTNDTVVPVCLERYHSNTNQDFTSQRSLKNQQNEEEEEPNNDLMMDRMKDLDSPSLSESIVSDKDEGRETRMDPLSLEKMIEVKNSLTLDIPTAQTNRCFSLTYSTDNDEDEQDASPFLETIHNPPSPYGDDTYLDSSPPIDESVRELRNTFDPVGVRPVDDSLAYDSVKYTLVVDENTTLELVSLKRCTSVLSDDSDGLSTVCDEEAADEDEDIYGQSQTVGGMRPDLLLSSSSEEDSSPEADLPFSKKFLNVFVNGTSRSSSTESFGLFSCTINGEERDQTHRAVFRFIPRHADELELDVDDPLFVEEEEDDYWYRGYNMRTGARGIFPAYYAHEVIGQTKDLMGENQDGPRSMKRNPAWMESFTVQFLGSVEVPYHQGNGILCAAMQKIAMARKRTVHLRPPSLCELEISLQGVKLIMSLEDEYDLSEEFDRCSHFFQMKNISFCGCHPKNNCYFGFITKHPVLDRFACHVFVSQESMRPVAECVGRAFQEYYQEHLEYACPTEDIYLE, via the exons GGCAGCACATGACATCAGTCTGGAGGAGTTCGATGATGAAGATCTGTCTGAGATCACAGATGACTGTGGCATTGGCCTCAACTATGACTCCGATCCTTATGAAAAG GACTCCCTCATCTTGGAGAAGAGTGATGTCCACCATACTGTGTGCTCATTCCAAGATGACTTCCAGGAGTTTGAGATGATTGATGATGAAGACGAGGATGAAGAGGACGGAGAGGCAGATCCTGATGCTCCACCGTCTCCTTCTgtgtctcctcctccttcccctACTTTAGGTTCACTTAAGAGCCGCCCCACAACCTTAAACCTGACCACTGCAGTTTCACAG GATTCCTTGAACAACAACAGTAGTGTATCCCCACGAAAGTCAAGCTGGCAGGAATCTCTTCGCAACTCACAGG GTCGTGTGTCTCCAAACCACACTTGCCTTGAGGATGGTTCCCACGTTACCGGCACATGCACAGGGGCTCCTGGCACCACTGTCCCAGCCAAAG GTTCCTTTGGTCAGCACAACTCCTCAAGCAGTTCTGAAGTCACTGAGGTAAAGCTTCCTGCTAAAGGAAATCTTGAGGAGCATGTCCCCTCAGGTGATGATTGCACTTCCCAGTGCTCTGATACTGAAGTTGACCATGACCTCAATGGCCATACCAAACGCCGACAATGTCGTCCTCGACCTGATGACACATATACCATCACTACGGAGACTGCTGATGACCCAGACCTGGAGAACGACCTTACAATGGATGGCACCAGCAAGTGCCTCTCCTCTACAGCACCACTAGGGAATGATGCAGAGACCCCACTGTCAGATGAGGAGTTAGATAAGGAATTTGATATTGACTTCAGGAACCAGGAGGCCTTTGATTTAACTTGTACAGAGGAAGAGGGCTTATCTTATGTAGAATTTCCCAGCATTGAACCCACATATCCATATTCTGTCTCCGTCCATACATTGTCCAGTCAGTCTGAATCCAGAGATGAGTCTGGTGACAGGGCTCAGAATCAACCTGCTGCTTCATCAAATGACACAACATCTCCTTCCTCTGATCCTGGCATTGCTGACATGAATGCCAAGCGCTATGCAGAGTCAGACCAACACATTGATGACCTTAGTTCCCCTGGATCTGACTCTGATCTTGAGGGTGATTTGGAGGCAGAGTTTGCCTGTGGTGGTCCACTGGTTAGTAACATGATTTCTTCCATCTCTGAGACAGAGCTGGACCTGACTAGTGATTCCAGCAGCGGAAGGTCCTCACACCTCACAAACTCCATTGAGGAGGCCAGCTCCCCAACATCTGACCCTGAACTGGAACATGAACTTGATGGTGAACAAGACAGCGGCATTGTGGGTCTGAAGACATCTCTTCTTTTAGGCCAACCTGAACCCATTAAACATGACCTTTCACCATATCTGAAGCACAGTCCTGACATCCATCCTTTGGATGATGGTCAGGCCCTGATGGGACTACAGAACGTGGATGATGAGCAAGGGTTTGAGCATCAGGCTGATCCAGACGAGACTCTGCCACCTGCAGTTCCCAGTGATGACAGGGCAACTCAGCAACTACTGCTACAGATTGAACCAGATCATAGCCTGGAAAGCTTTAAACGGTCTTTCTACCTTCCTGTTGAGCCTAGACTCATGCCCTCAGTGGATGACTATGATGGCACCACCGAAGGAGACTCTGAGTCAGATTCAGAGGATGAACTTAGTGAGAACTCAGACTCACCATGGCTTCTTAGTAACCTGGTCAACAAGATGATTTCAGAAGGGTCCTTTCCAATTAGCTGTCCAGAAGATTGCCTCAGGCGCTCTGCCTCCATTTCTGACACCCTCTCACCTTCATCTGATTTGGAGACAGAAGCCTATAACGAAAGCGAAGGTTACAGGACACAGATATCAAAATGTGAAGGAGACTCCCAGGAACAGCCTTTGATGAGCTCAGATATGAGGACAAACGGAGAAAAAGACGACAGAAGAGACAGTTGTGAATCAGGTGATGAGCAAGAAAGCAAGACTGTCAGCTCTTGTCTATACATGAGCAATCCTACAAATGACACAGTTGTTCCTGTGTGCTTAGAGAGATACCACTCCAACACAAATCAGGACTTTACTTCCCAGAGATCACTGAAAAATCagcaaaatgaagaagaagaagagccaAATAATGACTTGATGATGGACAGGATGAAGGATCTCGACTCCCCCAGCCTAAGTGAGAGCATCGTCAGTGACAAGGATGAGGGCCGTGAGACAAGAATGGATCCACTTTCTCTGGAAAAAATGATAGAGGTCAAAAACAGTCTGACCCTTGACATCCCTACAGCACAGACCAATCGCTGCTTCAGCCTTACGTACTCCAcagataatgatgaagatgagcaGGATGCGTCACCTTTCCTGGAGACTATTCACAACCCACCCTCACCCTATGGAGACGATACTTACCTGGACAGTTCCCCACCTATTGATGAGAGTGTCCGAGAGTTGCGAAATACCTTCGATCCAGTGGGTGTCAGACCTGTTGATGACTCCCTGGCTTATGACTCAGTAAAATACACTCTAGTCGTGGATGAGAATACTACTCTGGAGCTGGTGAGTCTGAAGCGATGCACCTCTGTTCTCAGTGACGACAGTGACGGTCTCTCCACTGTTTGCGATGAAGAGGCTgctgatgaggatgaagatatTTATGGGCAGAGCCAAACCGTGGGAGGAATGCGCCCTGATCTACTGTTGAGCTCCTCCTCAGAAGAAGACTCTTCACCAGAGGCAGACTTACCTTTCTCTAAGAAATTCCTCAATGTGTTTGTCAATGGCACATCACGGTCCTCCA gcACAGAATCATTCGGGTTGTTCTCTTGCACTATAaatggagaggagagagaccAGACTCACAGAGCAGTTTTCAG GTTTATCCCACGTCATGCAGATGAACTAGAACTGGATGTTGATGACCCGCTTTTTGttgaagaagaggaggatgatTACTGGTACCGTGGTTACAACATGCGCACAGGGGCTCGGGGGATCTTTCCCGCCTATTATGCCCATGAGGTCATCGGCCAAACCAAAGACCTGATGGGTGAGAATCAAGACGGACCTAGAT CAATGAAGAGAAACCCAGCATGGATGGAGAGTTTCACTGTGCAGTTTTTGGGTTCTGTTGAAGTGCCTTACCACCAAGGCAATGGCATCCTCTGTGCTGCCATGCAGAAG ATTGCCATGGCGAGGAAGAGGACAGTGCATCTCCGTCCTCCATCTTTGTGCGAGCTGGAGATTAGCCTACAGGGAGTGAAGTTGATTATGAGTCTGGAGGATGAGTATGACCTCtctgaggag TTTGACAGATGTAGTCACTTTTTCCAAATGAAGAACATCTCTTTCTGTGGATGTCACCCAAAAAACAACTG TTACTTTGGCTTCATTACCAAGCACCCAGTCCTGGATAGGTTTGCGTGCCATGTCTTTGTCTCTCAGGAGTCCATGCGGCCTGTGGCCGAGTGTGTGGG acGTGCGTTTCAGGAGTATTATCAGGAGCATCTTGAATACGCTTGTCCCACTGAGGATATCTACCTGGAGTag
- the mapk8ip2 gene encoding C-Jun-amino-terminal kinase-interacting protein 2 isoform X2 — translation MKMADRAEMFSLSTFHSLSPPGCRAAHDISLEEFDDEDLSEITDDCGIGLNYDSDPYEKDSLILEKSDVHHTVCSFQDDFQEFEMIDDEDEDEEDGEADPDAPPSPSVSPPPSPTLGSLKSRPTTLNLTTAVSQDSLNNNSSVSPRKSSWQESLRNSQGRVSPNHTCLEDGSHVTGTCTGAPGTTVPAKGTPPNPPGHCGLNQSPGRPLLYDFEGNRRERLEYGSFGQHNSSSSSEVTEVKLPAKGNLEEHVPSGDDCTSQCSDTEVDHDLNGHTKRRQCRPRPDDTYTITTETADDPDLENDLTMDGTSKCLSSTAPLGNDAETPLSDEELDKEFDIDFRNQEAFDLTCTEEEGLSYVEFPSIEPTYPYSVSVHTLSSQSESRDESGDRAQNQPAASSNDTTSPSSDPGIADMNAKRYAESDQHIDDLSSPGSDSDLEGDLEAEFACGGPLVSNMISSISETELDLTSDSSSGRSSHLTNSIEEASSPTSDPELEHELDGEQDSGIVGLKTSLLLGQPEPIKHDLSPYLKHSPDIHPLDDGQALMGLQNVDDEQGFEHQADPDETLPPAVPSDDRATQQLLLQIEPDHSLESFKRSFYLPVEPRLMPSVDDYDGTTEGDSESDSEDELSENSDSPWLLSNLVNKMISEGSFPISCPEDCLRRSASISDTLSPSSDLETEAYNESEGYRTQISKCEGDSQEQPLMSSDMRTNGEKDDRRDSCESGDEQESKTVSSCLYMSNPTNDTVVPVCLERYHSNTNQDFTSQRSLKNQQNEEEEEPNNDLMMDRMKDLDSPSLSESIVSDKDEGRETRMDPLSLEKMIEVKNSLTLDIPTAQTNRCFSLTYSTDNDEDEQDASPFLETIHNPPSPYGDDTYLDSSPPIDESVRELRNTFDPVGVRPVDDSLAYDSVKYTLVVDENTTLELVSLKRCTSVLSDDSDGLSTVCDEEAADEDEDIYGQSQTVGGMRPDLLLSSSSEEDSSPEADLPFSKKFLNVFVNGTSRSSSTESFGLFSCTINGEERDQTHRAVFRFIPRHADELELDVDDPLFVEEEEDDYWYRGYNMRTGARGIFPAYYAHEVIGQTKDLMAMKRNPAWMESFTVQFLGSVEVPYHQGNGILCAAMQKIAMARKRTVHLRPPSLCELEISLQGVKLIMSLEDEYDLSEEFDRCSHFFQMKNISFCGCHPKNNCYFGFITKHPVLDRFACHVFVSQESMRPVAECVGRAFQEYYQEHLEYACPTEDIYLE, via the exons GGCAGCACATGACATCAGTCTGGAGGAGTTCGATGATGAAGATCTGTCTGAGATCACAGATGACTGTGGCATTGGCCTCAACTATGACTCCGATCCTTATGAAAAG GACTCCCTCATCTTGGAGAAGAGTGATGTCCACCATACTGTGTGCTCATTCCAAGATGACTTCCAGGAGTTTGAGATGATTGATGATGAAGACGAGGATGAAGAGGACGGAGAGGCAGATCCTGATGCTCCACCGTCTCCTTCTgtgtctcctcctccttcccctACTTTAGGTTCACTTAAGAGCCGCCCCACAACCTTAAACCTGACCACTGCAGTTTCACAG GATTCCTTGAACAACAACAGTAGTGTATCCCCACGAAAGTCAAGCTGGCAGGAATCTCTTCGCAACTCACAGG GTCGTGTGTCTCCAAACCACACTTGCCTTGAGGATGGTTCCCACGTTACCGGCACATGCACAGGGGCTCCTGGCACCACTGTCCCAGCCAAAGGTACTCCCCCAAACCCACCTGGCCACTGTGGTCTCAATCAGTCACCTGGCAGGCCGCTGCTGTACGACTTTGAAGGCAACAGACGAGAGCGTCTTGAATACG GTTCCTTTGGTCAGCACAACTCCTCAAGCAGTTCTGAAGTCACTGAGGTAAAGCTTCCTGCTAAAGGAAATCTTGAGGAGCATGTCCCCTCAGGTGATGATTGCACTTCCCAGTGCTCTGATACTGAAGTTGACCATGACCTCAATGGCCATACCAAACGCCGACAATGTCGTCCTCGACCTGATGACACATATACCATCACTACGGAGACTGCTGATGACCCAGACCTGGAGAACGACCTTACAATGGATGGCACCAGCAAGTGCCTCTCCTCTACAGCACCACTAGGGAATGATGCAGAGACCCCACTGTCAGATGAGGAGTTAGATAAGGAATTTGATATTGACTTCAGGAACCAGGAGGCCTTTGATTTAACTTGTACAGAGGAAGAGGGCTTATCTTATGTAGAATTTCCCAGCATTGAACCCACATATCCATATTCTGTCTCCGTCCATACATTGTCCAGTCAGTCTGAATCCAGAGATGAGTCTGGTGACAGGGCTCAGAATCAACCTGCTGCTTCATCAAATGACACAACATCTCCTTCCTCTGATCCTGGCATTGCTGACATGAATGCCAAGCGCTATGCAGAGTCAGACCAACACATTGATGACCTTAGTTCCCCTGGATCTGACTCTGATCTTGAGGGTGATTTGGAGGCAGAGTTTGCCTGTGGTGGTCCACTGGTTAGTAACATGATTTCTTCCATCTCTGAGACAGAGCTGGACCTGACTAGTGATTCCAGCAGCGGAAGGTCCTCACACCTCACAAACTCCATTGAGGAGGCCAGCTCCCCAACATCTGACCCTGAACTGGAACATGAACTTGATGGTGAACAAGACAGCGGCATTGTGGGTCTGAAGACATCTCTTCTTTTAGGCCAACCTGAACCCATTAAACATGACCTTTCACCATATCTGAAGCACAGTCCTGACATCCATCCTTTGGATGATGGTCAGGCCCTGATGGGACTACAGAACGTGGATGATGAGCAAGGGTTTGAGCATCAGGCTGATCCAGACGAGACTCTGCCACCTGCAGTTCCCAGTGATGACAGGGCAACTCAGCAACTACTGCTACAGATTGAACCAGATCATAGCCTGGAAAGCTTTAAACGGTCTTTCTACCTTCCTGTTGAGCCTAGACTCATGCCCTCAGTGGATGACTATGATGGCACCACCGAAGGAGACTCTGAGTCAGATTCAGAGGATGAACTTAGTGAGAACTCAGACTCACCATGGCTTCTTAGTAACCTGGTCAACAAGATGATTTCAGAAGGGTCCTTTCCAATTAGCTGTCCAGAAGATTGCCTCAGGCGCTCTGCCTCCATTTCTGACACCCTCTCACCTTCATCTGATTTGGAGACAGAAGCCTATAACGAAAGCGAAGGTTACAGGACACAGATATCAAAATGTGAAGGAGACTCCCAGGAACAGCCTTTGATGAGCTCAGATATGAGGACAAACGGAGAAAAAGACGACAGAAGAGACAGTTGTGAATCAGGTGATGAGCAAGAAAGCAAGACTGTCAGCTCTTGTCTATACATGAGCAATCCTACAAATGACACAGTTGTTCCTGTGTGCTTAGAGAGATACCACTCCAACACAAATCAGGACTTTACTTCCCAGAGATCACTGAAAAATCagcaaaatgaagaagaagaagagccaAATAATGACTTGATGATGGACAGGATGAAGGATCTCGACTCCCCCAGCCTAAGTGAGAGCATCGTCAGTGACAAGGATGAGGGCCGTGAGACAAGAATGGATCCACTTTCTCTGGAAAAAATGATAGAGGTCAAAAACAGTCTGACCCTTGACATCCCTACAGCACAGACCAATCGCTGCTTCAGCCTTACGTACTCCAcagataatgatgaagatgagcaGGATGCGTCACCTTTCCTGGAGACTATTCACAACCCACCCTCACCCTATGGAGACGATACTTACCTGGACAGTTCCCCACCTATTGATGAGAGTGTCCGAGAGTTGCGAAATACCTTCGATCCAGTGGGTGTCAGACCTGTTGATGACTCCCTGGCTTATGACTCAGTAAAATACACTCTAGTCGTGGATGAGAATACTACTCTGGAGCTGGTGAGTCTGAAGCGATGCACCTCTGTTCTCAGTGACGACAGTGACGGTCTCTCCACTGTTTGCGATGAAGAGGCTgctgatgaggatgaagatatTTATGGGCAGAGCCAAACCGTGGGAGGAATGCGCCCTGATCTACTGTTGAGCTCCTCCTCAGAAGAAGACTCTTCACCAGAGGCAGACTTACCTTTCTCTAAGAAATTCCTCAATGTGTTTGTCAATGGCACATCACGGTCCTCCA gcACAGAATCATTCGGGTTGTTCTCTTGCACTATAaatggagaggagagagaccAGACTCACAGAGCAGTTTTCAG GTTTATCCCACGTCATGCAGATGAACTAGAACTGGATGTTGATGACCCGCTTTTTGttgaagaagaggaggatgatTACTGGTACCGTGGTTACAACATGCGCACAGGGGCTCGGGGGATCTTTCCCGCCTATTATGCCCATGAGGTCATCGGCCAAACCAAAGACCTGATGG CAATGAAGAGAAACCCAGCATGGATGGAGAGTTTCACTGTGCAGTTTTTGGGTTCTGTTGAAGTGCCTTACCACCAAGGCAATGGCATCCTCTGTGCTGCCATGCAGAAG ATTGCCATGGCGAGGAAGAGGACAGTGCATCTCCGTCCTCCATCTTTGTGCGAGCTGGAGATTAGCCTACAGGGAGTGAAGTTGATTATGAGTCTGGAGGATGAGTATGACCTCtctgaggag TTTGACAGATGTAGTCACTTTTTCCAAATGAAGAACATCTCTTTCTGTGGATGTCACCCAAAAAACAACTG TTACTTTGGCTTCATTACCAAGCACCCAGTCCTGGATAGGTTTGCGTGCCATGTCTTTGTCTCTCAGGAGTCCATGCGGCCTGTGGCCGAGTGTGTGGG acGTGCGTTTCAGGAGTATTATCAGGAGCATCTTGAATACGCTTGTCCCACTGAGGATATCTACCTGGAGTag